One Prunus dulcis chromosome 7, ALMONDv2, whole genome shotgun sequence DNA segment encodes these proteins:
- the LOC117633700 gene encoding uncharacterized protein LOC117633700, whose amino-acid sequence MCPLRFILVFFSAILAGYCAWRTVRSSPGTDINSQDSTNENIPTQKEEFNLRMMTQNVFWVLVDMASGRYLWRKMKQEQVKTC is encoded by the exons ATGTGTCCTCTGAGGTTCATCTTGGTGTTCTTTTCAGCGATTCTTGCAGGATATTGTGCATGGAGGACGGTTCGTTCTTCTCCCGGAACTGACATCAACTCACAGGATTCTACCAATGAAAATATACCAACCCAAAAAGAAGAGTTCAATTTGAGAATG ATGACTCAGAATGTCTTCTGGGTACTTGTTGACATGGCCAGCGGGAGATACTTGTGGAGGAAGATGAAACAAGAGCAAGTCAAAACTTGTTAG
- the LOC117633698 gene encoding J domain-containing protein DDB_G0295729 — MVAQLLVGPIPGAGGFYSNFSHSFSLPCHFQRRRRGRTRTRRWTPQSTSSSWSSSSSSSWAMINGQQTHYGVLGLSRHATSSEIKRAYRLLARKYHPDVSKDSQAEEVFKSIRQAYEILSNEATRTQYDQELKFQKDTGRKYSGKWSYSPEFENGVRIYKWAEVRQKMQQERHWERYHVNEESSSYGKTDEATEEGEAVQERGSFSEVLRSAFVSLFLLQTFGSRLSLTFSSLMALFDRKLDAGYKIGYVIAWVLGGRGGILLTLCLSFASWVCGKTSSNIVALVVIAMWVGSNLARFAPLPQGALLTLLYMSIKLQVDLN, encoded by the exons ATGGTGGCGCAGCTCCTGGTGGGTCCCATCCCCGGTGCCGGTGGCTTCTATTCTAATTTCAGCCATTCGTTTTCCCTACCATGTCATTTTCAGCGtagaagaagagggagaacCCGTACTCGCCGGTGGACACCACAATCAACGTCATCATCGtggtcgtcgtcgtcatcatcatcatgggCCATGATTAACGGCCAGCAGACCCACTACGGCGTGCTGGGCCTCTCACGCCATGCCACCTCCTCCGAAATCAAGAGGGCTTATCGCCTTCTCGCTCGTAAG TATCACCCTGATGTTAGCAAAGATTCTCAAGCTGAAGAGGTGTTCAAGAGTATCCGTCAGGCATATGAG ATTCTATCTAATGAAGCAACCAGGACTCAGTATGACCAAGAACTTAAATTTCAAAAGGACACTGGCAGGAAATACAGTGGAAAATGGAGCTACAGCCCTGAATTTGAAAATGGAGTAAGGATCTATAAGTGGGCTGAAGTGAGGCAGAAAATGCAACAGGAGAGACATTGGGAACGCTATCATGTCAATGAAGAAAGTTCGTCATATGGTAAAACTGATGAAGCAACTGAAGAAGGAGAGGCAGTGCAAGAGAGAGGTTCCTTCAGTGAAGTGCTTAGATCTGCCTTTGTATCCCTGTTCTTGTTGCAGACATTTGGATCCCGTTTATCTCTCACTTTTAGTAGCCTGATGGCCTTATTTGACAGGAAGTTGGATGCTGGATATAAGATTGGTTATGTAATTGCATGGGTTTTAGGTGGGAGAGGTGGTATCTTGCTCACTTTGTGCCTGTCGTTTGCAAGTTGGGTTTGTGGAAAAACCAGCAGCAATATAGTTGCTCTGGTGGTGATAGCCATGTGGGTTGGCTCGAACCTTGCAAGATTTGCACCACTTCCACAAGGTGCTCTGCTTACTCTCCTGTATATGTCTATTAAGCTACAAGTTGATTTGAACTAA
- the LOC117633964 gene encoding uncharacterized mitochondrial protein AtMg00810-like → MGIVVLLVYVDDIVIIGSDLEAISAVQTLLHSTFHMKDLGQLTYFLGLEVHHQPHGPFLLQNKYSQDLVQLAGLTNTTSVDTPMELNVKYRRDDGELLADPTTYRKLVGSLIYLTSPDQTSLMLFTLSASSSLQLQAYSDADWVGCPDTRRSTTGWCMFLGDALISWKCKKQDHVSKSSTKAEYRAMSAVCSEIIWLRGLLTELGFSPLHPTPLYADNTSAIQIAANPVCHERTKHIEVDCHSIREAYDHQVITLPHVSTTLQIVDIFTKSMPRQRHHFLVSKLMLVDLPASI, encoded by the exons ATGGGTATcgttgttcttcttgtttatgtggatgatattgtCATCATTGGCTCCGACTTGGAGGCAATCTCTGCAGTTCAGACTTTGTTGCATTCTACTTTCCACATGAAAGATCTTGGTCAGCTCACTTATTTCTTGGGTTTAGAGGTCCATCATCAACCTCATGGTCCCTTCTTGCTTCAGAACAAGTACAGTCAAGATCTGGTTCAGTTGGCCGGCCTCACCAACACTACTTCCGTTGACACCCCCATGGAACTTAATGTGAAATATCGACGTGACGACGGGGAGCTTCTTGCGGATCCTACTACCTATCGGAAGCTGGTTGGTAGTCTTATCTATCTAACATCACCCGACCAGACATCTCTTATGCTGTTCACACTGTCAGCAA GTTCTTCTCTTCAGCTTCAGGCCTATAGTGACGCTGATTGGGTTGGTTGCCCAGACACCAGGAGATCTACTACTGGCTGGTGTATGTTTCTTGGTGATGCccttatctcttggaaatgcaagaagcAAGACCACGTCTCCAAATCATCCACTAAGGCAGAGTATCGCGCCATGTCTGCTGTGTGCTCCGAGATCATTTGGCTGCGTGGTCTTCTCACAGAGCTTGGGTTCAGTCCACTTCATCCTACTCCACTGTATGCTGACAACACAAGTGCCATCCAAATTGCAGCCAACCCCGTCTGTCACGAACGCACCAAGCACATCGAGGTTGACTGTCACTCCATCCGAGAAGCCTATGATCATCAGGTTATCACCCTTCCACATGTCTCCACTACTCTGCAGATTGTCGATATCTTCACCAAATCCATGCCACGTCAGCGCCATCATTTCCTCGTTAGCAAATTGATGCTTGTCGATTTACCAGCATCAATTTGA